In bacterium, a single window of DNA contains:
- the dapL gene encoding LL-diaminopimelate aminotransferase, with the protein MTSPTPTLKLSRRVTEVPPYLFAAIDKARDEARARGLDVISLGIGDPDQPTLDPIVEEMHRAIDRPANHRYPAYEGSAAFREAASRWMERRFGVRLAPCEIMALIGAKEGIMHFSLAVLDPGDLCIVPEPSYPTYRTSAQCAGADIYDVALTEANDFQIDLASIPEEIARRATLIWVNYPNNPTTAVASRDFFTDLIAWARKYEVIVVNDNAYSEIYFDPADRPISIFEFEGAKDVAVELYSLSKGYNMTGWRIGWAAGRKEFMDALGVIKSNTDSGVFTAIQEASMVGLDLPFEAQDPIRQLYRERRDRVVARLSAAGITFYPCRGTIYLWGKVPTTESSVEYASRLLEQTGVVIGPGRGWGPSGEGWFRLCLTTADDRLDEAVGRIIADLEQWRAAHPG; encoded by the coding sequence ATGACCTCTCCGACCCCGACACTCAAACTCTCCCGTCGCGTGACAGAAGTCCCGCCGTATCTCTTTGCGGCGATCGACAAAGCCCGCGACGAAGCCAGGGCGAGGGGACTGGATGTCATTTCGCTTGGCATCGGCGATCCGGACCAGCCGACCCTCGATCCCATCGTTGAAGAGATGCACCGCGCCATCGACCGTCCGGCCAATCACCGGTACCCGGCGTACGAAGGCTCAGCGGCGTTCCGGGAGGCGGCGAGTCGCTGGATGGAGCGTCGCTTCGGTGTCCGGCTGGCACCCTGCGAAATCATGGCGCTCATCGGAGCCAAAGAAGGGATCATGCACTTCTCCCTCGCGGTGCTTGACCCAGGGGATCTCTGTATCGTGCCGGAGCCGAGCTATCCCACTTACCGCACGTCTGCCCAGTGCGCCGGAGCGGACATCTACGATGTCGCGCTCACCGAGGCCAACGATTTCCAGATTGACCTGGCCTCAATTCCCGAAGAAATCGCCCGACGAGCCACCCTGATCTGGGTGAACTACCCGAACAATCCCACGACCGCCGTGGCCTCGCGGGACTTTTTCACCGATCTCATCGCCTGGGCCCGCAAGTACGAGGTGATCGTCGTCAACGACAACGCCTACTCCGAGATCTACTTTGACCCTGCCGACCGGCCCATCTCGATTTTCGAGTTCGAGGGGGCGAAGGATGTCGCGGTGGAGCTGTACTCCCTCTCGAAGGGATACAACATGACCGGCTGGCGCATCGGCTGGGCGGCAGGGCGTAAAGAGTTCATGGACGCCCTGGGGGTGATCAAGAGCAACACCGACTCGGGCGTCTTCACTGCGATTCAGGAAGCCTCGATGGTCGGACTCGATCTCCCCTTCGAGGCCCAGGATCCCATCCGGCAGCTCTATCGCGAGCGACGGGATCGGGTGGTTGCCCGCCTGAGTGCTGCCGGCATCACTTTCTACCCCTGTCGCGGCACCATCTACCTCTGGGGCAAAGTTCCGACCACGGAGAGCAGTGTGGAGTACGCCTCCCGGCTCCTGGAGCAGACCGGGGTTGTCATCGGCCCGGGGCGTGGTTGGGGTCCGAGCGGGGAGGGCTGGTTCCGGCTCTGCCTGACGACCGCCGATGACCGGCTGGATGAAGCCGTCGGGCGCATCATTGCAGACCTCGAGCAGTGGCGAGCCGCTCACCCCGGTTAG
- the rocF gene encoding Arginase, which translates to MPAARTVEYIGVPFDWGASKRGCRLAPDALRALDLHTRLRAGGQEVLEGGNIALPRHTPAHVSTGKLNHLPLVEAMALALAERVENALVLDRFPLIMGGDHSIALGSLAGASRVISPLGVLWIDAHGDFNDDLTSPSGNIHGMPLSSLVGMGPDILNVLAGPSPKIQPEHVALFGVRDLDVAEAPKLAASGVRVFPMTAIRKRGFDVALAEALEVVTTGTAGFACSFDIDGLEPEEMPGTGTRSPEGLSLAEGQQLLQAAAATGQLCALECTELNPLLDQEGITCRRTLELLLAAFPDASA; encoded by the coding sequence ATGCCGGCTGCCCGTACGGTGGAGTACATCGGAGTCCCGTTTGATTGGGGGGCTTCGAAGCGGGGGTGTCGCCTCGCGCCGGATGCGCTGCGTGCCCTCGACCTGCACACACGCCTGCGTGCTGGTGGTCAGGAGGTCCTGGAAGGTGGAAACATCGCGCTTCCCCGCCACACCCCTGCCCATGTTTCCACCGGCAAGCTCAATCATCTCCCGCTGGTTGAAGCGATGGCGCTGGCCCTCGCGGAACGGGTAGAGAACGCCCTGGTGCTCGACCGGTTTCCCCTCATCATGGGTGGCGATCACAGCATTGCCCTGGGAAGTCTGGCCGGGGCGTCCCGGGTGATCTCGCCCCTCGGAGTCCTCTGGATCGATGCCCACGGCGATTTCAATGACGACCTCACCTCGCCGAGTGGCAACATCCACGGGATGCCCCTCTCTTCCCTGGTGGGGATGGGCCCCGACATTCTGAATGTCCTCGCAGGACCCTCCCCCAAGATTCAACCCGAGCATGTCGCACTCTTTGGAGTCCGGGATCTGGATGTCGCCGAAGCCCCAAAGCTGGCTGCCAGCGGAGTCCGGGTCTTTCCGATGACCGCCATCCGCAAGCGGGGGTTCGATGTTGCCCTCGCTGAAGCGCTGGAAGTGGTGACCACTGGCACCGCAGGCTTCGCCTGCAGCTTCGATATCGATGGCCTGGAACCGGAAGAGATGCCGGGGACAGGGACCCGATCACCAGAGGGGCTCAGCCTCGCCGAAGGGCAACAACTGCTTCAGGCAGCAGCTGCTACCGGACAACTGTGCGCATTGGAATGCACGGAACTCAATCCCTTGCTGGACCAGGAAGGGATTACCTGCCGTCGGACGCTGGAACTGCTGCTCGCCGCCTTCCCCGACGCTTCCGCTTGA
- the yggS gene encoding Pyridoxal phosphate homeostasis protein, with translation MLLPVTKEQPPRMVASLLKQQVWAIAENRVQEARKKFPDIEAVLGADWKLTERHLIGTLQTNKAKEAATLFDWVQSVDRLKLAEALQEGASATNRTLQVTLQVKYGQEPTKQGLPEAALLEQFEDFCEFPNLRLRGLMLIAPLGIDPQLTRQYFRRCKQLFESLRLEASRRKCQWDTLSMGMSEDFEMAIEEGATMIRIGRLLFDGVPEDVEEPRIPLDIMDE, from the coding sequence ATGCTGTTGCCGGTGACCAAAGAGCAGCCTCCTCGCATGGTCGCCTCGCTGCTCAAGCAGCAGGTCTGGGCGATTGCGGAGAACCGGGTACAGGAAGCCCGGAAGAAGTTCCCGGACATCGAAGCGGTCCTTGGGGCTGACTGGAAACTCACCGAGCGTCATCTCATCGGGACCCTCCAGACCAACAAAGCTAAAGAAGCAGCCACCCTCTTTGACTGGGTGCAGAGTGTCGATCGGCTCAAGCTCGCCGAAGCCCTCCAGGAAGGGGCATCCGCCACCAATCGCACACTCCAGGTGACCCTGCAGGTGAAGTACGGCCAGGAGCCGACCAAGCAGGGGCTTCCTGAAGCGGCACTCCTCGAGCAGTTCGAGGATTTCTGCGAATTCCCCAATCTGAGACTGCGGGGGCTCATGCTCATTGCCCCCCTGGGCATCGACCCGCAGCTGACCCGGCAGTACTTCCGTCGGTGCAAGCAGCTCTTCGAAAGCCTCCGTTTGGAGGCCAGTCGACGCAAGTGTCAGTGGGACACCCTCTCTATGGGGATGAGCGAAGACTTCGAGATGGCCATCGAAGAGGGGGCCACCATGATCCGCATTGGACGGCTCCTTTTTGACGGGGTCCCCGAGGATGTCGAAGAGCCGCGCATTCCATTGGACATCATGGACGAGTAG
- a CDS encoding putative zinc protease — translation MAIPPTLLDTTLANGMRVIILPDHKSPVFSFQVWYRVGARNEGPNQTGLSHLCEHMMFKGTAQVGKGEYSRTVQRHGGNFNAFTTPDVTAYYEHMAIDKLPLALELEADRMGGALFDPSEFLSERTVVNEERKLRTDDQPFGTLFEAMAATAFWAHPYRHPVVGWASDISTVTRDEAYEYYRTFYSPNNAMAVLVGDVDPAAALAMIRERFELILAGPEPPVLRTVEPPQKGLRRTTVYKEHVELPMVLCSYHVPTWAHPDGFPLMVLERILSDGESSRLHKSLVYEQQLALFAGGFYDADSIDPRWFLFYGKCAPGHTAEQLEEGLLAEVARVQQEGIPAREFQKALNQMVADEVYGREGVAQQAREIALSAITADLGLYFDYLERLKAVTPEDCQRVAKTYLVPTNCTIATLLDASAMPGVNASTPALAEV, via the coding sequence ATGGCTATTCCCCCGACGCTGCTCGACACCACCCTTGCCAACGGCATGCGGGTCATCATCCTGCCGGACCACAAATCCCCGGTATTTTCGTTCCAGGTCTGGTACCGCGTCGGTGCCAGAAACGAAGGTCCCAACCAGACCGGGCTGTCGCACCTGTGCGAACATATGATGTTCAAAGGGACCGCGCAGGTCGGCAAGGGGGAGTACTCCAGGACCGTTCAGCGACATGGCGGGAATTTCAACGCGTTCACGACCCCGGACGTGACGGCGTACTACGAGCATATGGCAATCGACAAACTCCCTCTGGCGCTCGAGCTGGAAGCGGATCGAATGGGGGGAGCGCTGTTTGACCCGTCGGAGTTCCTCAGCGAGCGCACTGTCGTCAATGAGGAACGAAAACTGCGGACCGATGATCAACCGTTCGGGACCTTGTTTGAAGCGATGGCGGCGACCGCCTTCTGGGCGCATCCGTACAGGCATCCGGTGGTTGGCTGGGCCTCTGATATTTCTACCGTGACCCGGGATGAGGCTTATGAGTACTACCGAACTTTCTACTCGCCCAACAACGCGATGGCAGTTCTGGTGGGAGATGTCGATCCGGCAGCGGCGCTGGCGATGATCCGGGAGCGCTTTGAGTTGATCCTGGCGGGTCCGGAGCCGCCAGTCTTGCGAACCGTCGAGCCGCCACAAAAGGGGCTACGACGGACGACGGTGTACAAAGAGCATGTCGAATTGCCGATGGTCCTCTGTTCCTACCATGTACCGACCTGGGCGCATCCGGATGGCTTCCCGCTCATGGTGCTGGAGCGCATCCTTAGCGATGGGGAGTCCTCGCGGCTGCACAAGTCGCTGGTGTACGAACAGCAGCTCGCCCTGTTCGCAGGCGGCTTCTATGATGCCGACTCTATCGATCCCCGGTGGTTCCTGTTCTACGGTAAATGCGCCCCAGGTCATACCGCGGAGCAGCTGGAAGAGGGCTTACTGGCGGAGGTGGCCCGGGTGCAGCAGGAGGGGATCCCGGCGCGGGAGTTCCAGAAGGCGCTGAATCAGATGGTGGCCGATGAGGTATATGGTCGGGAGGGGGTTGCCCAACAGGCCCGGGAGATCGCGCTGAGTGCGATCACTGCCGACCTGGGGCTCTACTTCGATTACCTCGAACGGCTGAAGGCAGTGACTCCAGAGGATTGTCAGCGGGTCGCAAAGACCTATCTGGTCCCGACCAACTGCACGATCGCCACGCTCCTCGATGCCAGTGCGATGCCCGGTGTCAATGCATCTACTCCTGCCCTGGCGGAGGTGTAA
- a CDS encoding putative zinc protease: MSTTLTSPESRFAFIQDIQDHTLPNGLRVLLLPRPQVPSVAIGCWLRAGGILDPEPLMGLAHLTARGIGDGTPARSKEALDEAIDFVGGSYHFSAGSEGSSGGMQFLSEHLPLALEILGDTLQHSQFPEEEVARGKKQVEGGIRSELERPGDLCERVFVEQVAAGSPYGWHVEGTLESVPLLSREAVAAFHTRHYGARDAIIALAGAFDPAATLGLIESHFGSWEGPQVEPPAPTLPPAMTESRQVLVHRPIQQANLRLGWMSIPRGHADYYPFLMLNYIYGASSLSSRIGVEVRDNQGLAYQVASRYSPFEHVGVFSVVLQTSNSTAQQALAGVRGEMTKLQEEQVTDLELDDARSFFRDRFPLTIETNGAMAGQLLSIARYGLPLTHFRDHIEAITSVTKDDIQRAAQTYFHPERSALAVVADLEAAGFGPAV; encoded by the coding sequence ATGTCGACCACACTCACCTCTCCGGAATCGCGATTCGCTTTCATCCAGGACATCCAGGATCACACGCTGCCCAACGGACTGCGGGTGCTACTCCTGCCCCGACCGCAGGTCCCCAGTGTCGCCATCGGCTGCTGGCTTCGCGCCGGCGGCATCCTTGACCCCGAACCGCTCATGGGACTGGCGCACCTGACCGCCCGGGGCATCGGTGACGGCACACCAGCTCGCAGCAAAGAAGCCCTCGACGAGGCGATTGATTTCGTTGGTGGCTCGTATCACTTTTCCGCCGGCTCTGAGGGGAGCTCGGGCGGGATGCAGTTCCTGAGCGAGCATCTGCCGCTGGCGCTGGAAATCCTGGGGGATACGCTCCAGCACTCGCAGTTTCCCGAAGAGGAAGTGGCCCGCGGCAAGAAGCAGGTCGAGGGCGGGATTCGTTCCGAGCTCGAGCGCCCCGGCGACCTGTGTGAGCGGGTCTTTGTGGAGCAGGTGGCCGCCGGCTCACCTTATGGGTGGCATGTCGAGGGGACGCTGGAGTCGGTCCCGCTCCTTTCCCGGGAAGCCGTGGCGGCGTTTCATACACGTCACTACGGTGCTCGCGACGCCATCATCGCGCTGGCTGGGGCGTTTGATCCTGCCGCAACGCTGGGGCTGATCGAGTCGCACTTCGGTAGCTGGGAGGGTCCTCAGGTCGAGCCGCCAGCACCGACGCTGCCACCAGCGATGACTGAGTCGCGGCAGGTACTGGTGCACCGGCCCATCCAGCAGGCCAATCTCCGATTGGGCTGGATGTCGATCCCGCGGGGACATGCGGACTATTACCCATTCCTTATGCTGAACTACATCTACGGGGCCTCCAGTCTCTCCAGCCGGATTGGTGTGGAAGTCCGGGACAACCAGGGGCTGGCGTATCAGGTCGCCAGCCGGTACTCACCATTTGAGCATGTCGGGGTCTTCTCAGTCGTGCTACAGACGTCGAACAGCACCGCGCAGCAGGCGCTGGCCGGAGTCCGTGGCGAGATGACGAAGCTCCAGGAGGAACAGGTCACAGACCTGGAACTGGATGACGCCCGGAGCTTCTTCCGCGACCGGTTCCCCCTCACTATCGAGACCAATGGAGCGATGGCGGGGCAGCTGCTATCGATCGCCCGCTACGGACTCCCCCTCACCCACTTCCGCGATCACATCGAAGCCATTACGTCCGTGACCAAGGATGACATTCAGCGGGCGGCCCAGACGTATTTCCACCCCGAGCGGTCAGCGCTGGCGGTGGTGGCGGACCTGGAAGCCGCCGGATTCGGTCCGGCGGTCTAG
- the desV gene encoding dTDP-3-amino-3,4,6-trideoxy-alpha-D-glucose transaminase has translation MSHAPATLQVPFIDLARQHAEQQEALEQALLTTFRKGAYCNGPTVQAFERACQTYLAPDGGLTALACASGTDALVLALQALGAGPGTKVITPTFSFFASASAISLNGATPVFADIDPTTYCLSRETLEAAWQSGVVGIIVVHLYGHPAPLDEILAFANEKGIWVLEDTAQSFGARYRGQAVGTLGRAGAVSFYPTKNLNACGDAGLMTTTDPALAETLRLLRAHGEQPRYTHTILGRNSRMDDLQAAVLAVKLERLDHWNAQRRDIAATFSAAFADLPLVTPPGPAEGIEPIFHQYTIATQQRDALRQHLTDLGIGCGVYYPVPMHMQPLYAGSGVAPESLHNAHRLAQEVLSLPIFPQLTPAEIEAVIAGVRSFYGS, from the coding sequence ATGTCACACGCGCCCGCGACCCTGCAGGTTCCCTTCATCGATCTGGCCCGCCAGCATGCGGAGCAGCAGGAAGCCCTCGAACAGGCCCTGCTGACCACCTTCCGCAAAGGCGCATACTGCAACGGGCCGACCGTGCAGGCCTTCGAGCGGGCGTGTCAGACGTATCTCGCCCCGGACGGCGGACTGACAGCGCTGGCCTGCGCCTCAGGCACGGATGCGCTGGTCCTTGCCCTGCAGGCGTTGGGGGCGGGTCCCGGCACCAAAGTCATCACACCGACCTTCTCGTTCTTCGCATCGGCGTCGGCGATCAGTCTCAATGGTGCGACGCCGGTCTTCGCCGACATCGACCCGACCACGTACTGCCTCAGCCGCGAGACCCTCGAAGCCGCCTGGCAGTCCGGCGTAGTGGGCATCATCGTGGTCCACCTCTATGGCCATCCCGCGCCCCTCGATGAGATCCTGGCCTTCGCAAACGAAAAGGGCATCTGGGTCCTGGAAGACACGGCGCAGTCCTTTGGTGCCCGGTACCGGGGGCAGGCCGTGGGGACCCTGGGTCGCGCCGGGGCGGTCAGCTTCTATCCCACCAAGAATCTGAACGCCTGCGGCGATGCCGGGCTGATGACCACCACCGATCCCGCCCTCGCCGAGACCCTGCGCCTCCTTCGGGCGCACGGTGAGCAGCCCCGCTACACTCATACAATTCTTGGGCGGAACAGCAGGATGGACGATCTGCAAGCGGCCGTCCTCGCGGTCAAGCTGGAGCGCCTCGACCACTGGAATGCCCAGCGTCGTGACATCGCCGCGACCTTCTCCGCTGCCTTCGCAGACCTGCCGCTGGTGACACCCCCGGGTCCGGCGGAGGGCATCGAGCCCATCTTTCACCAGTACACCATCGCAACGCAGCAGCGGGATGCCCTGCGTCAGCATCTCACCGACCTCGGCATCGGTTGTGGTGTCTATTACCCGGTGCCGATGCATATGCAGCCCCTCTATGCCGGATCAGGCGTGGCTCCAGAGAGCCTGCACAACGCCCACCGACTCGCGCAGGAAGTCCTGTCACTGCCGATCTTCCCGCAGCTGACCCCGGCGGAGATCGAGGCGGTGATTGCCGGGGTCCGGAGTTTCTACGGCAGCTAA
- the miaA gene encoding tRNA dimethylallyltransferase → MTTLYVLAGPTASGKTALSVSLAQALDAEIIVVDSRQVYRGMDIGTAKPTAAERERVPHHGLDLRDPDEDFSVAAFVEFAAQTISDIHRRGRRVLLVGGTGMYLKALQEGWDFAGVGTQRDLREELTQQLESGGVIALVADLLSRDPQAAELVDLNNPARVLRALEIVIATGRPLADVRAQSGTAWQLQGIVLTRPKPELDARIELRINQMMHEGWLDEVRDLAARPWPATSPAMTGIGYDELRRHLAGEYTLQFALKRAAARTRQYAKRQLTWFRAQQFPFLEVSGEQDWPAIATVIAGGWRTMPLTTASSTIPQPWA, encoded by the coding sequence ATGACCACGCTGTACGTCCTGGCAGGACCCACCGCCAGCGGCAAAACCGCGCTGTCGGTGTCGCTCGCACAAGCTCTCGATGCTGAGATCATCGTGGTCGACTCCCGGCAGGTCTATCGCGGGATGGACATCGGGACCGCCAAGCCGACCGCCGCCGAGCGGGAACGGGTGCCGCATCACGGCCTGGATCTGCGGGATCCCGATGAGGACTTTTCGGTCGCCGCGTTCGTCGAGTTTGCAGCGCAGACGATCAGTGACATTCACCGACGCGGCCGGCGAGTCCTGTTGGTCGGTGGGACGGGCATGTATCTCAAAGCCCTGCAGGAGGGCTGGGATTTCGCGGGGGTCGGCACGCAACGAGATCTGCGCGAAGAGTTGACACAGCAGCTCGAATCCGGGGGCGTCATTGCATTGGTGGCCGACCTGCTCTCCCGGGATCCTCAGGCGGCGGAACTCGTAGATCTCAACAATCCCGCCCGGGTTTTGCGCGCCCTCGAAATCGTCATCGCCACCGGACGCCCCCTTGCTGATGTGCGTGCACAATCCGGCACCGCCTGGCAGCTGCAGGGGATCGTGCTGACACGTCCCAAGCCCGAGCTGGACGCCCGCATCGAATTGCGGATCAATCAGATGATGCATGAGGGCTGGCTCGATGAGGTCCGGGATTTGGCGGCCCGACCCTGGCCCGCTACTTCACCAGCGATGACAGGCATCGGCTACGACGAGCTCCGGCGGCATCTCGCAGGGGAGTACACCCTCCAGTTTGCCCTCAAGCGGGCCGCCGCCAGAACCCGGCAGTACGCCAAGCGGCAGCTCACCTGGTTCCGGGCGCAGCAGTTCCCCTTCCTGGAAGTCTCGGGAGAACAAGACTGGCCGGCCATCGCTACGGTCATCGCCGGGGGCTGGCGGACAATGCCTCTCACCACCGCATCCTCTACAATCCCGCAACCATGGGCCTGA
- the dapF gene encoding Diaminopimelate epimerase — MGLKPLPFTKMHGTGNDFVVVRRNDLPEGKDPGAIAILSSHRRFGIGSDGLLLVGLAEGDADLEMIFYNPDGTTAEMCGNGLRCVAKYAYDHRLVHGTTFRVQTGAGIKDVEVTVGAEGKVYAVECNMGAPVFTCQEIPVNWPEDTAIHQPLKVPHGDHEHLVRFTAVSMGNPHAVIPVDDLDNLKVSHLGPPIETHPMFPAKTNVEFVQQLSRDRVAIRIWERGAGETWSCGTGICAVFAALRAHGDCDDALSVEVKGGTVETRWTEAGEILMKGPAVEVFSGTMQV; from the coding sequence ATGGGCCTGAAACCGCTTCCCTTCACGAAAATGCACGGCACCGGCAACGACTTCGTGGTCGTGCGTCGCAACGATCTCCCCGAGGGGAAGGACCCCGGGGCGATTGCGATCCTGAGCTCGCATCGACGCTTCGGAATCGGCTCCGATGGCCTCCTCCTGGTCGGACTCGCCGAGGGCGACGCTGATCTGGAAATGATCTTCTACAACCCGGATGGCACCACGGCAGAGATGTGCGGTAACGGCCTGCGCTGTGTCGCCAAGTACGCCTACGACCATCGCCTGGTGCACGGCACCACCTTTCGGGTGCAAACCGGGGCAGGTATCAAGGACGTCGAAGTGACCGTCGGGGCGGAGGGCAAGGTGTATGCCGTCGAGTGCAACATGGGAGCTCCGGTGTTCACCTGCCAGGAGATCCCGGTCAACTGGCCAGAAGACACGGCGATCCACCAGCCGCTGAAGGTCCCCCATGGCGATCACGAGCACCTGGTTCGCTTTACGGCAGTCTCGATGGGGAATCCCCATGCGGTCATCCCGGTCGATGACCTGGATAACCTCAAAGTCAGTCATCTGGGACCTCCAATCGAAACGCATCCGATGTTCCCGGCGAAGACCAATGTGGAGTTCGTCCAGCAACTCAGCCGTGACCGGGTCGCGATCCGCATCTGGGAACGCGGCGCTGGGGAAACCTGGAGCTGCGGTACCGGTATCTGCGCGGTCTTTGCTGCCCTGCGAGCCCACGGCGATTGCGATGACGCCCTCTCAGTGGAAGTCAAAGGCGGGACTGTCGAGACCCGCTGGACCGAAGCTGGCGAAATCCTGATGAAGGGGCCAGCCGTCGAAGTCTTCTCCGGTACCATGCAGGTCTGA
- the btuD_1 gene encoding Vitamin B12 import ATP-binding protein BtuD — MSPTLRTGAIEVTDLTKIFVNFKRREGVSGAFLDLFKRDYSRQVAVDHLTFQIAPGELVGYIGANGAGKSTTIKMLTGILVPTSGEVRVNGLIPYNNNQHKKLIGVVFGQRTQLWWDIAVIEAFHLLQKIYEVPRAEYLTRLEEFTQLLDLEELLHKPVRKLSLGQRMRCDLAASLLHNPPVVFLDEPTIGLDVSVKARIRAFIRDINQKHGTTVILTTHDLVDIEEVCERLLIIDQGKLLYDGHLMTLKERFGRIRRLVVDFVDHLTEVDLAPVLEPWGEAVEFTCGVEGHCEIRFDRTRVTATDLINAILPRFSARDFALQEPEITDIVKSIYDQGYEYRVMREEAGLAV; from the coding sequence ATGAGTCCCACACTCCGGACCGGCGCAATCGAGGTCACCGACCTCACGAAAATCTTCGTCAACTTCAAGCGACGCGAAGGGGTCTCTGGTGCGTTTCTCGATCTCTTCAAGCGGGACTACTCCCGGCAAGTGGCCGTCGATCACCTGACCTTCCAGATCGCACCGGGGGAACTGGTCGGCTACATCGGGGCGAACGGCGCTGGCAAGTCCACCACGATCAAGATGCTCACCGGCATCCTGGTCCCCACCAGTGGTGAGGTTCGGGTCAACGGGCTGATTCCGTATAACAACAATCAGCACAAGAAGCTGATCGGTGTCGTCTTCGGGCAGCGGACCCAGCTCTGGTGGGACATTGCGGTTATCGAAGCCTTCCACCTGCTGCAGAAAATCTACGAAGTGCCCCGGGCGGAGTACCTGACCCGCCTGGAAGAATTCACCCAGCTGCTGGACCTGGAGGAACTCCTCCATAAGCCCGTACGCAAGCTCTCCTTAGGGCAGCGGATGCGTTGCGACCTGGCCGCCTCGTTACTCCACAACCCGCCTGTGGTCTTTCTGGATGAGCCCACCATTGGCCTGGACGTCTCAGTGAAGGCCCGCATCCGGGCGTTCATCAGGGACATCAATCAGAAACATGGCACCACCGTCATTCTCACCACCCACGACCTGGTGGACATCGAGGAAGTCTGCGAGCGACTCCTCATCATCGACCAGGGAAAGCTCCTGTATGACGGACATCTGATGACCCTGAAGGAACGCTTCGGTCGCATCCGGCGCCTGGTGGTGGACTTCGTGGACCATCTCACGGAAGTCGATCTGGCACCGGTGCTGGAACCCTGGGGCGAAGCCGTCGAGTTCACCTGCGGCGTCGAGGGGCATTGCGAAATCCGGTTCGACCGGACCCGGGTCACGGCGACTGACCTGATTAACGCGATCCTGCCCCGCTTTTCCGCCAGGGACTTCGCACTGCAAGAGCCTGAAATCACCGACATCGTCAAAAGCATCTATGACCAGGGGTATGAGTATCGCGTCATGCGCGAGGAGGCCGGACTGGCAGTATGA
- the rgtE gene encoding Dodecaprenyl-phosphate galacturonate synthase, producing MATTRTAPAPAPSPLPVAEREASPCLDISVVIPLRNEEGSLRELHRQLSEVLGASGLTFELLFIDDGSDDGSDTILRDLHRTDDRVTVVTLRRNFGKAQALATGFDLARGRIILTIDADLQDDPHEIPEFLKTLDTGYDLVVGWKRRRRDRVTRVLASRVFNLVNRVCFGLPLHDMNCGFKAIRREVLGELGLYGELHRYIPIYAHARGFRVTEIPVLHHPRKHGRSKYGLERYLRGFFDFLTSLLLTRFAKRPLHFFGGVGFTVGTIGLAICIVLTLQWLRGNTALSERPLLILGVMLIILGVQTISIGLVGEMLIHREETRSTQGQHPIRALLRRAAVS from the coding sequence ATGGCCACGACTCGCACCGCCCCGGCTCCCGCCCCCAGTCCGCTCCCTGTCGCTGAGCGCGAGGCGTCGCCCTGTCTCGACATCTCGGTCGTCATTCCGCTGCGCAACGAAGAGGGGTCGCTCCGGGAATTGCATCGGCAGCTCAGCGAGGTCCTCGGAGCGTCGGGGCTCACATTCGAGCTGCTCTTCATTGATGACGGGTCCGACGACGGTAGCGACACCATCCTGCGGGATTTGCACCGTACCGATGACCGGGTCACCGTCGTGACCCTGCGTCGTAACTTCGGCAAAGCGCAGGCTCTGGCGACCGGCTTTGATCTGGCTCGCGGACGCATCATCCTGACCATCGATGCGGACCTGCAGGACGATCCTCACGAAATCCCTGAGTTCCTGAAGACCCTGGACACCGGTTACGACCTCGTGGTGGGCTGGAAACGCCGTCGCCGCGACCGGGTCACCCGGGTCCTGGCGAGCCGGGTGTTTAACCTCGTGAACCGGGTCTGCTTTGGGTTGCCTTTGCACGACATGAACTGCGGCTTTAAGGCCATCCGACGGGAGGTCTTAGGCGAACTGGGGCTCTACGGCGAGTTGCATCGGTACATCCCCATCTATGCGCACGCCCGGGGCTTTCGGGTCACGGAGATCCCGGTCCTGCATCATCCGCGGAAGCACGGACGCAGCAAGTACGGACTGGAGCGGTACCTCCGCGGATTCTTCGACTTCCTCACCAGTCTGCTCCTGACCCGCTTCGCGAAGCGGCCGCTGCACTTTTTTGGCGGCGTGGGGTTCACCGTAGGGACCATCGGGCTCGCGATCTGTATCGTGCTGACCCTGCAATGGCTCCGGGGCAACACCGCGCTGTCCGAGCGCCCGCTGCTCATCCTTGGGGTGATGCTCATCATTCTGGGGGTCCAGACCATCTCCATCGGACTGGTCGGGGA